A region of Brevinema andersonii DNA encodes the following proteins:
- a CDS encoding SpoIIE family protein phosphatase, producing the protein MIVSTGDLYYGLLMDHINKNPFPLNEKHYFSSLMPSTEEDLFIPDPDFPQKQGLKYSLSIPILLNNKKLEFIITLYFSRLDYYMFSILCALFFRDRMSYFYAGVLRNVFVSDDNFAQFLLEEIDDYAVISLDQNEKIVSWNKGAEKLFSYRSVEIIGQRFTVLFHADEQDALPKALEILEVKPDVKFFTILKDRMSVPIRVELIVKRISLLSTEIAGYTVIIKDITKEEIFKENIQQYSFINYTILENSQDGILILDEYDKIIFYNQRVRTILDNPMNLFGVQGKKIFSRQFSEEFDKAINTLKSLGTEFVDIDYIFDQKYYNIRFFRVHKNSVSDYGGVIVFFIDESIRMSTMLELEEKKEALEQINNNLYDALSSARIMQQNLIPKVLPQTPYFKTVSIYELSDDIGGDFYYVDLFDIQYKEYALCFVSDVSGHGISSSMMNVMVKEVYISFKENLQKGAPTDPVFFLEILNKKLFDLNFSESKFITCFAALIDLDEQKAKFCSAGHPLPYLIRNNQISLLRFKRSVPLGVVEILHCDSTEFSYEDGDRFIFYTDGFLDLFEPDDQKPTEAAAAFLHQYCDKDSEQILNEIKLRNYFYRKNHRLSLDDLTILMIDLYKKN; encoded by the coding sequence ATGATTGTTTCCACAGGGGATCTGTATTATGGGTTACTAATGGATCATATAAATAAAAATCCTTTTCCTCTTAATGAAAAACATTATTTTTCATCTTTAATGCCCTCTACAGAAGAGGATCTTTTTATTCCAGATCCTGACTTTCCTCAAAAGCAGGGACTTAAATATTCTCTTTCCATTCCTATTCTTCTAAACAATAAAAAATTGGAATTTATTATTACTTTATATTTTTCGCGTTTAGATTACTATATGTTTTCTATACTATGTGCTCTCTTTTTTAGAGATAGAATGTCATATTTTTATGCTGGTGTTCTTAGAAACGTTTTTGTTAGTGATGATAATTTTGCTCAATTTCTCCTTGAAGAAATTGATGATTATGCTGTAATTTCCCTTGATCAAAATGAAAAAATTGTCTCTTGGAATAAAGGAGCTGAAAAATTATTTTCTTACAGGAGTGTAGAAATTATTGGTCAGAGATTTACTGTACTTTTTCATGCAGATGAGCAAGATGCTTTACCCAAAGCTCTGGAAATACTTGAAGTAAAACCCGACGTTAAATTTTTCACTATACTAAAAGATCGAATGTCTGTACCGATAAGAGTCGAACTTATCGTTAAAAGGATTTCCCTTTTGTCTACTGAAATAGCGGGTTATACAGTTATTATTAAGGATATTACGAAGGAAGAAATTTTTAAAGAAAATATTCAACAATACAGTTTTATTAATTATACAATTCTTGAAAATAGTCAAGATGGTATTCTAATATTGGACGAATATGATAAAATTATTTTTTATAATCAACGTGTTCGGACAATTCTAGATAATCCTATGAATCTTTTTGGTGTTCAAGGGAAAAAAATATTTTCTCGTCAGTTTAGTGAAGAATTTGATAAGGCAATCAATACACTAAAAAGTTTAGGTACAGAATTTGTAGATATTGATTACATTTTTGATCAAAAATATTATAATATTAGATTTTTTCGTGTCCACAAAAATTCAGTTAGTGATTATGGGGGTGTTATTGTTTTCTTTATTGATGAAAGTATTCGTATGTCTACAATGTTGGAACTTGAAGAGAAAAAAGAAGCTCTTGAGCAAATCAATAATAACCTTTATGATGCATTAAGTTCAGCAAGGATTATGCAACAAAATTTAATCCCTAAAGTGCTTCCTCAAACACCGTACTTTAAAACAGTATCTATTTATGAATTGTCTGATGATATAGGAGGTGATTTTTATTATGTCGATCTTTTTGATATTCAATACAAAGAATATGCTTTATGCTTTGTTAGTGATGTTAGTGGACATGGAATTTCTTCTTCGATGATGAACGTTATGGTTAAAGAAGTTTATATTAGTTTTAAGGAGAATCTTCAAAAAGGAGCTCCTACTGATCCTGTATTTTTTCTGGAAATTCTTAATAAAAAGTTATTTGATCTTAATTTTTCTGAAAGTAAATTTATTACTTGTTTTGCTGCTTTAATTGATCTCGACGAACAGAAAGCTAAATTTTGTTCTGCAGGGCATCCTTTGCCTTATTTAATACGTAACAATCAAATTTCATTACTTAGATTTAAACGTTCTGTGCCTCTGGGAGTTGTCGAAATTTTACATTGTGATAGTACAGAATTTTCTTATGAAGATGGTGACCGTTTTATTTTTTATACGGATGGTTTTCTAGATTTGTTTGAACCAGATGATCAAAAACCAACGGAAGCTGCTGCTGCATTTTTGCACCAATATTGCGATAAGGATTCTGAACAAATTCTTAATGAAATTAAGCTTCGTAATTATTTCTATAGAAAGAATCATCGCCTTTCTCTGGATGATCTGACCATTCTTATGATAGATCTCTACAAAAAGAACTGA
- a CDS encoding tetratricopeptide repeat protein, translating to MRKVSFVIGLLLSVWVLLSVKAQGQQGIGSFKNVVTGLAVRTVNNNSIELEWKSDIPQGIFNIYKNPTNTINTRFILRESDYVGSFNLQGQQFGKYYLYRYSVPMNKSGKFYFSVMASQGAAFDDAIHSGLPDVSGRDYSALPALNFTLQPVYFNLKKQITEPPPVPYLPYRGYFITSLDLFAEEDIFRLTWTVYPKDLDQYVFKIYRSRYPLGQFSSPQGLPEYARVTNRFYYEDKNINFEVPYYYAVVAENTMQWDIGINLFSRPAVVVRDAPPYQMPTQVEFTKNKRPLPVLSAELLSEDAIQKAVEQTLSNLQIAPIRRSSPAPTLPQKTIEQPFNITPLTPEDITNSTDGNYFLQQGQIFRAGRIRNESNFESKIRKAFEQNISLQEEIERKFLQDARADYKNFLKDIAVIENRIVLHEKMRDRLLRLDNIDRKTFKRELDSFFKDRDQIRLLEFDTKAFVRSISNKRILREKELFIDLQKIQDDWHEIQANLKQEIKAFQLARGVSDKFNNLNPKKINIQPVLGTVNFDSSQKIQTPFTDRTPKQCEFVDPYVYEFPQQIPPKERIEKIRQYYDDIIIEKVPTLDQNPPETWLKSFEFWLRDNADLWQEKITQWRSSVPDVLGQQYDSVQSKWLYPEQNLALREGIKAVQEERYAEAVYLLVLSPRDPRGLMLLGQSYYHLGAYREAFSVFLTATSMHIPEAKLWMELSAEKILQRHLREAS from the coding sequence ATGAGGAAAGTTTCTTTTGTGATAGGTCTCTTATTGTCCGTTTGGGTACTTCTTTCTGTCAAAGCACAAGGTCAGCAAGGTATAGGGTCGTTCAAGAATGTTGTCACCGGATTAGCGGTGAGGACAGTGAATAACAACAGTATTGAACTTGAATGGAAATCGGATATTCCTCAAGGAATTTTTAATATTTATAAGAATCCTACAAATACTATTAATACCCGCTTCATATTAAGGGAGTCAGATTATGTTGGTTCTTTTAATCTTCAAGGTCAACAGTTCGGTAAATATTATTTATACCGTTATTCAGTGCCCATGAATAAAAGTGGAAAGTTTTATTTTTCTGTAATGGCAAGTCAAGGAGCTGCTTTTGATGATGCTATTCATAGCGGTCTTCCTGATGTCTCAGGACGAGATTATAGTGCATTACCTGCTCTTAATTTTACTCTTCAGCCTGTTTATTTTAATCTCAAAAAACAAATTACTGAGCCTCCACCAGTACCTTATTTGCCTTATAGGGGATATTTTATCACATCCCTTGATCTTTTTGCAGAAGAGGATATTTTTCGGTTGACCTGGACTGTTTATCCCAAGGATTTAGATCAATATGTTTTCAAAATTTACCGAAGCCGTTACCCTTTGGGGCAATTTAGTAGTCCGCAAGGGCTTCCTGAATATGCACGAGTTACTAATCGTTTTTATTATGAAGATAAGAATATTAATTTTGAAGTCCCTTATTATTATGCTGTAGTTGCAGAAAATACGATGCAATGGGATATAGGGATCAACCTTTTCTCACGGCCTGCAGTTGTGGTTCGCGATGCTCCTCCTTATCAGATGCCAACCCAGGTTGAATTTACTAAGAATAAGCGTCCTTTACCGGTTCTGTCTGCGGAACTACTTTCCGAAGATGCTATTCAAAAGGCTGTGGAACAAACTTTATCGAATCTTCAAATTGCTCCTATTAGAAGAAGTAGTCCTGCTCCTACTTTGCCACAAAAAACTATCGAGCAACCCTTTAATATTACTCCTTTGACTCCTGAAGATATTACTAATAGTACAGATGGTAATTATTTTCTTCAACAGGGACAGATTTTTAGAGCGGGACGTATAAGAAATGAAAGTAACTTTGAATCAAAGATTCGCAAGGCTTTCGAGCAGAATATTAGCCTTCAGGAAGAGATAGAACGCAAGTTTCTTCAGGACGCTCGGGCAGATTATAAAAATTTCTTAAAAGATATTGCTGTTATCGAAAATAGAATTGTTTTGCATGAAAAAATGCGCGACCGATTGTTGAGATTGGATAATATCGATAGGAAAACTTTTAAAAGAGAGTTAGATAGTTTTTTCAAAGACAGAGATCAAATTCGTTTACTAGAGTTTGATACGAAGGCTTTTGTACGCAGTATTTCTAATAAACGAATTCTTCGTGAAAAGGAATTATTCATAGATTTGCAAAAAATACAAGATGATTGGCACGAAATACAAGCTAACTTAAAACAAGAAATTAAAGCTTTTCAACTTGCTCGAGGGGTTTCTGATAAATTTAACAATCTGAATCCAAAGAAAATCAATATTCAACCTGTTTTAGGTACAGTTAATTTCGATAGTTCGCAAAAAATACAGACACCTTTTACTGACAGAACACCCAAGCAGTGTGAATTTGTTGATCCTTATGTTTATGAATTCCCTCAGCAAATTCCCCCAAAGGAGCGTATAGAAAAAATCCGGCAATATTATGATGATATTATTATTGAAAAAGTACCAACATTAGATCAAAACCCACCTGAAACTTGGTTGAAATCTTTTGAATTTTGGCTTCGTGACAACGCTGACCTTTGGCAGGAAAAGATAACACAGTGGCGTAGTAGTGTTCCTGATGTGTTAGGACAGCAATATGATTCAGTTCAGAGCAAATGGTTATATCCTGAACAAAATTTAGCGCTGCGCGAAGGTATAAAAGCAGTTCAAGAAGAGCGCTATGCTGAAGCAGTATATCTTCTAGTTTTATCCCCTCGTGATCCACGTGGCTTGATGTTATTGGGTCAGTCTTACTATCATCTTGGCGCATATAGAGAAGCTTTTTCAGTGTTTTTAACAGCGACAAGTATGCATATTCCTGAAGCAAAATTATGGATGGAGCTTTCTGCAGAAAAAATACTTCAGCGCCACTTGCGGGAAGCATCCTAG
- a CDS encoding tetratricopeptide repeat protein → MRRNYSYAGRNSLNQSGLAMLCLLIFFTATGIFLSLFFYQDLKNALRKFKEFQKPLTPVLIRPEISVPKLETITNDSDPSEKEAEKIFIAYDLGDDKLASRLITDFLANYSSNPLQNRVRIIGANLMYKRGDSAGALAYIKKVLSENELENKDFTDAVLLLGSIAREQKQYDSFIQSYLEQAYFRASEPSKSMLAFYLGYIMIHNKDFKNAASYFNNVIGENGVLGRADLYAAQEMRPETINTFANFLDLYPASQNFSYVKEAFIRESKLQASSLAARGYLDSAVNFYQNIAARFPGTQDADFARLQIADIYIQKKDLKKAVTILEQILDNDDKFYDPDALFRLGKIHFEQDNPERALNSFRTLTEQFPSSPMVHQAQEWQKLILESFAN, encoded by the coding sequence ATGAGAAGAAATTATTCATATGCCGGTAGAAATTCTTTAAATCAAAGCGGTTTGGCGATGCTGTGTCTATTAATATTTTTTACAGCAACAGGAATATTTTTGAGTTTATTTTTTTACCAGGATTTAAAAAATGCGCTTCGTAAATTTAAAGAGTTCCAGAAACCTTTAACACCGGTACTTATTCGGCCAGAAATTTCAGTTCCAAAATTAGAAACAATAACGAATGATTCGGATCCCAGTGAAAAAGAAGCCGAAAAAATTTTTATTGCATACGATCTGGGTGATGATAAACTAGCCTCGCGATTGATTACGGATTTTCTTGCAAATTATTCAAGTAATCCTTTACAAAACAGAGTTCGTATTATTGGCGCTAATCTTATGTATAAACGCGGAGATTCCGCTGGTGCTTTAGCTTACATAAAAAAAGTTTTAAGTGAAAACGAATTAGAGAACAAAGATTTTACGGATGCAGTACTTTTGCTGGGATCAATTGCACGCGAACAAAAACAATATGATTCTTTTATTCAATCTTATCTTGAACAGGCTTACTTCCGTGCTTCAGAGCCTTCTAAATCTATGTTAGCTTTTTACTTAGGTTATATTATGATCCATAACAAAGATTTTAAAAATGCAGCTTCATATTTTAATAATGTTATTGGAGAAAATGGAGTTTTAGGGAGGGCAGATCTTTATGCAGCGCAGGAGATGCGTCCTGAAACAATTAATACTTTTGCAAATTTTCTGGATCTTTATCCAGCTTCTCAAAATTTTTCTTATGTTAAAGAGGCATTTATCAGAGAATCGAAACTTCAAGCTTCTAGTTTAGCTGCACGGGGATATTTAGATTCAGCTGTTAATTTTTATCAAAATATTGCTGCGCGCTTTCCAGGCACTCAAGATGCTGATTTTGCGAGACTTCAAATTGCTGATATTTATATTCAAAAAAAAGACCTCAAAAAGGCTGTAACAATATTAGAGCAAATTCTTGATAACGATGATAAATTTTATGATCCAGATGCACTATTTCGACTGGGTAAGATACACTTTGAACAGGATAATCCCGAACGAGCTCTCAATTCTTTCCGAACGCTTACAGAGCAATTTCCTTCTAGCCCAATGGTCCACCAAGCTCAAGAATGGCAAAAGTTAATACTTGAATCATTTGCTAATTAA
- the putP gene encoding sodium/proline symporter PutP, producing the protein MSTAFLVTFLVYLIFLMSVGIYFYFKTSNLEQYLLGGRGVGAWVTALSAQASDMSGWLLLGLPGAVYLFGVNQMWIAIGLIIGTFLNWHFIAPKLRIATEETQTITLPMFFQKKLHNSNGMIKNFSAIVILFFFTIYASSGLVAAGKLFESVFGLNYYTAVIIGMFTIVFYTFLGGYLASVWTDFFQGIIMFFAIIMVPIFAYNVVGGWQSLSEVLLEKNISRNLFDRVTLLGVLSSLSWGLGYFGQPHILARFMSVSSLKELSKAQNIAMIWVIISLFGSVAIGLTGIGLFQNINQLRGDSELVFIMSVQQLFNPWLGGILLAAILSAIMSTIDSQLLVSSTTLTEDFYRLVRKDASEHELITIGRLSVILISLLALGLALNPQLKVFSLVSYAWAGFGVVFSPVVIVLLYKPEIKAKSVFFGMISGLLVLFLWKFLKYDSFLYELLPGFLANAFTMILSEYLFKSKQ; encoded by the coding sequence ATGAGCACAGCATTTTTAGTGACTTTTTTAGTATACTTGATTTTTTTGATGAGTGTTGGTATTTATTTTTATTTCAAAACTAGCAATTTAGAACAATATCTTCTTGGCGGTCGAGGTGTTGGTGCTTGGGTAACTGCTCTTTCTGCTCAAGCTAGTGATATGAGTGGCTGGTTGCTTTTAGGCTTACCTGGAGCTGTTTATCTTTTTGGTGTCAATCAAATGTGGATTGCTATCGGACTTATTATAGGAACTTTTCTTAATTGGCACTTTATTGCACCAAAACTGCGTATTGCTACTGAAGAAACTCAAACCATAACCCTTCCTATGTTTTTTCAAAAAAAACTTCACAATTCAAACGGCATGATAAAAAACTTTTCTGCTATTGTTATTTTATTTTTCTTCACAATTTATGCTTCTTCCGGTTTAGTTGCTGCTGGAAAACTTTTTGAAAGTGTTTTTGGACTCAACTATTATACTGCTGTTATTATTGGCATGTTTACTATTGTTTTTTATACATTTTTGGGTGGTTATCTTGCATCTGTTTGGACCGACTTTTTTCAGGGAATTATTATGTTTTTTGCAATTATTATGGTTCCTATTTTTGCTTATAATGTGGTTGGAGGCTGGCAGAGTTTATCTGAAGTTTTGCTTGAAAAAAATATTTCCCGAAATCTGTTTGATAGGGTTACACTATTGGGAGTGTTATCGTCGTTGTCCTGGGGATTGGGATATTTCGGACAGCCGCATATTTTAGCACGTTTTATGAGTGTCTCTTCTCTCAAAGAGCTATCCAAAGCACAAAATATTGCAATGATTTGGGTTATTATTTCATTATTTGGTTCTGTTGCTATAGGATTGACTGGTATTGGTTTATTCCAAAATATTAATCAGCTTCGTGGTGATTCGGAGCTTGTTTTTATTATGTCTGTGCAACAATTATTCAATCCTTGGCTGGGAGGGATTTTACTTGCAGCGATTCTTTCTGCAATCATGTCAACAATAGATTCGCAACTTTTAGTGTCATCTACGACGCTTACTGAAGATTTTTACCGCCTTGTTCGGAAAGATGCTTCCGAACACGAATTAATTACAATAGGTCGCTTAAGTGTTATTTTGATTTCTTTATTAGCTTTGGGATTAGCTTTGAATCCTCAGTTAAAAGTTTTTTCTTTGGTGTCTTATGCGTGGGCTGGTTTTGGTGTGGTCTTTAGTCCTGTTGTTATTGTGCTTCTTTACAAACCTGAAATCAAAGCAAAAAGTGTTTTTTTCGGTATGATTTCGGGTCTTCTTGTGTTGTTTCTTTGGAAATTTTTGAAATATGACAGTTTTTTATATGAGCTTTTGCCAGGATTTTTAGCTAATGCATTTACTATGATACTTTCTGAATATTTATTTAAATCTAAACAATAG
- a CDS encoding galactokinase, giving the protein MDLSASFQQFYNTSPQAQHFAPGRVNLIGEHTDYNGGCVLPVPLSVGTYLAIAPRFDQNASFMSLNFENLGILETDISMINNKESLHWANYLMGVLNSLKQKNIHIPHGFNVLVYGDIPHGSGLSSSASLGVVFIDALNNLFSLGLDGIEKALIAQKAEHFAGTQCGIMDQFASSMGKKNHAILLNCETLQYEYIPLNFGDYCLVIINSKKPRALNESKYNERRQECEFALTMLQKHIPIESLSALDDEIFNSHRHLLSDTLQKRVRHVFTENQRTFQARNFLIENDLFSFGKLLNKSHASLRDDYEVTGYELDKLAELARNFDGVLGARMTGAGFGGCVIALVPRGIKEVFKSFISSEYQKTVGLKPEFLVQ; this is encoded by the coding sequence ATGGATTTATCAGCTTCTTTTCAACAGTTTTACAATACCTCACCTCAAGCACAACATTTTGCACCCGGGCGTGTTAATCTTATTGGTGAGCATACGGATTATAATGGAGGTTGTGTGCTGCCGGTTCCTCTTTCAGTTGGCACTTATCTTGCTATTGCACCCCGTTTCGATCAAAACGCTTCTTTTATGTCTTTAAATTTTGAAAATTTAGGCATTTTAGAAACTGATATTTCTATGATCAATAATAAAGAATCTCTTCATTGGGCTAATTATTTAATGGGTGTACTTAATAGTTTGAAGCAAAAAAATATACATATTCCTCATGGATTTAATGTTTTGGTGTATGGTGATATTCCTCATGGTTCTGGGCTTTCTTCATCAGCGTCACTGGGAGTTGTGTTTATTGATGCGCTTAATAATTTATTTTCCTTAGGTTTGGATGGCATAGAAAAAGCTCTGATTGCTCAAAAAGCAGAACATTTTGCGGGAACCCAATGTGGAATTATGGATCAATTTGCATCATCTATGGGCAAAAAAAATCATGCTATTCTTCTGAACTGTGAAACTCTTCAGTATGAATATATACCATTGAATTTTGGTGACTATTGTCTTGTGATTATTAACTCTAAAAAACCTCGCGCATTAAACGAATCAAAATATAATGAGCGCCGACAGGAATGTGAGTTTGCACTTACTATGTTGCAAAAACATATACCTATAGAATCGCTATCTGCTTTAGATGATGAAATTTTTAACAGCCATCGACATCTTTTAAGCGATACACTTCAAAAAAGGGTTCGTCATGTTTTTACGGAAAATCAACGTACATTTCAAGCACGGAATTTTTTAATAGAAAATGATTTATTTTCTTTTGGCAAGCTTTTAAATAAATCACATGCTTCTTTGAGAGACGACTATGAAGTAACAGGATACGAATTAGATAAACTTGCAGAACTTGCTCGAAATTTTGATGGAGTGCTAGGTGCTCGAATGACAGGCGCTGGTTTTGGTGGTTGTGTTATTGCTTTAGTTCCTCGGGGTATTAAAGAGGTGTTTAAAAGTTTTATTTCTTCTGAATATCAGAAGACTGTAGGCTTAAAACCAGAATTTTTAGTCCAATAA
- a CDS encoding UDP-glucose--hexose-1-phosphate uridylyltransferase, translated as MLENLLNYAIKNGLIMERDKNFCRNQISALLKIKNPELLPAAHPSDNIDDLLVPLLELAVQNGVLTSTHPDYADLMDTAIMGCLCPMPHFIQDRFNDDYRVSPKLAMDNFYQFSIASNYVRMNRIKRNIAWSAMTDCGELDITVNLSKPEKDPIAIALAKNEISSDYPQCLLCKENEGYAGTLNRPARQNLRLISIELEGEEWFFQFSPYVYFNQHSVLLSEEHRPMKISVDTFKRIFAFLEKFPHYFIGSNADLPIVGGSILFHDHFQAGEHEFPLDRTQNFHQFQKDGLEVQLLNWPVSVVRFLSKDPKVLTDSAVKLFDYWREYSNPKLDILAYTDTKPHNTITPIGRKKGEIFQLDLALRNNRTDEKHPLGIFHPHLERHHIKKENIGLIEVLGLAILPGRLLEELKHVKKYLVEKSIKSAEKDSLVQKHIPWMRDLAKKYTFTEENIENILHTEVAYIFYDVLKDCGVFKRNEDFKSFINDFAKFL; from the coding sequence ATGTTAGAAAATCTGCTTAATTATGCCATTAAAAATGGTTTGATTATGGAGCGTGATAAGAATTTCTGTCGTAATCAGATTTCTGCACTCCTTAAAATTAAAAATCCTGAACTTCTTCCAGCTGCTCATCCTTCAGATAATATTGATGACTTATTAGTTCCGTTGCTTGAACTGGCCGTACAAAATGGGGTTTTAACATCGACACATCCTGATTATGCTGATCTGATGGATACGGCAATCATGGGTTGTCTTTGTCCGATGCCTCATTTTATTCAGGATCGTTTCAATGACGACTATAGAGTATCTCCGAAATTAGCAATGGATAATTTTTATCAATTTTCTATAGCTAGTAATTATGTCCGTATGAACAGAATAAAAAGAAATATTGCTTGGTCTGCTATGACAGATTGTGGGGAATTGGATATCACGGTAAATTTATCCAAGCCGGAAAAAGATCCTATTGCTATTGCATTGGCAAAAAATGAAATTTCTTCTGATTATCCACAATGTCTTTTATGTAAAGAAAATGAAGGCTATGCAGGGACACTAAATCGTCCTGCACGTCAGAATTTACGCCTTATTTCAATAGAATTAGAAGGAGAAGAATGGTTTTTTCAATTTTCTCCTTATGTTTATTTTAATCAGCATAGTGTTTTGTTATCGGAAGAACATCGTCCTATGAAAATTTCAGTTGATACTTTTAAGCGTATTTTTGCTTTTTTAGAGAAATTTCCTCATTATTTTATTGGGTCTAATGCTGATTTACCTATTGTTGGGGGATCTATTCTATTTCATGATCATTTTCAAGCAGGGGAACATGAATTTCCCTTAGACAGAACTCAAAATTTTCATCAATTTCAAAAGGATGGTCTAGAAGTTCAATTATTGAATTGGCCTGTAAGTGTTGTACGTTTTTTATCGAAAGATCCTAAAGTATTAACGGATAGTGCTGTTAAACTTTTTGATTATTGGCGGGAGTATTCTAATCCCAAATTGGATATTTTGGCTTACACGGATACAAAACCTCATAATACTATTACCCCGATTGGAAGAAAAAAAGGTGAAATATTTCAGTTAGACTTAGCTCTTAGAAACAACCGTACCGATGAAAAGCACCCTTTAGGTATTTTTCATCCTCACCTAGAACGCCATCATATTAAAAAAGAAAATATTGGTTTGATAGAAGTTTTAGGACTGGCGATTTTACCAGGTCGTTTGTTAGAAGAGTTAAAACATGTTAAAAAATATCTTGTTGAGAAAAGTATCAAATCAGCCGAAAAAGATTCTTTAGTACAAAAGCATATCCCTTGGATGAGAGATTTAGCAAAAAAATATACTTTTACTGAAGAAAACATAGAAAATATACTGCATACCGAAGTAGCATATATTTTCTATGATGTTCTTAAAGATTGTGGTGTTTTCAAAAGAAACGAAGACTTTAAAAGTTTTATTAACGATTTTGCTAAATTTTTATAA
- the mglC gene encoding galactose/methyl galactoside ABC transporter permease MglC has protein sequence MPQYLPIKNISQAFQKGGIYFVLIFLVLGTGIIEPSFLSIINLKNVLQISAVRVIIALGVGSILITRGTDLSSGRIVGLTACIAASLMQKPDYAYKMFPDLPILPLIAPIIAVIVVGLFIGTANGLIISTFQIPPFIATLGMMVIVYGLSSLYTNAQPIGGLRQDFTNIATGSTLNIPNLILISGVIIATIWFLLNKTVLGKYIYSIGSNTAAALVSGVNVKSTIIKTYALGGALYGLAGLLLAARTGGATNNYATMYELDAIAACTIGGVSTAGGIGTVSGIVTGVLIFEVLNNGLVILGVSPYWQQIIKGVIIIAAIAFDTRKYINAKR, from the coding sequence ATGCCACAATACCTGCCTATAAAAAATATTTCACAAGCTTTTCAAAAAGGTGGAATCTATTTTGTTCTTATTTTTCTCGTTTTGGGGACCGGTATTATTGAACCGTCATTTCTCTCAATAATAAATCTTAAAAATGTTCTACAAATTTCTGCCGTTCGTGTTATCATTGCACTAGGAGTAGGAAGTATCCTAATTACACGAGGCACTGATCTATCTTCTGGGAGAATTGTTGGTCTTACTGCTTGTATTGCAGCTTCTCTTATGCAAAAACCTGATTATGCTTATAAAATGTTTCCAGACCTCCCTATACTCCCTTTAATTGCTCCTATTATCGCTGTGATTGTTGTTGGTCTTTTTATCGGAACAGCTAATGGGTTAATTATTTCAACTTTTCAAATTCCTCCTTTTATTGCAACTTTAGGAATGATGGTTATTGTATATGGTTTATCTTCTTTATACACAAATGCCCAACCTATTGGCGGCTTGAGGCAGGATTTCACTAATATTGCTACTGGTTCAACTCTTAACATTCCCAATTTAATATTGATTTCTGGAGTCATTATAGCAACTATTTGGTTCCTGCTCAATAAAACAGTACTAGGAAAATACATTTACAGCATCGGCAGTAACACAGCAGCAGCTTTAGTCTCAGGAGTCAACGTTAAATCAACAATTATTAAAACCTATGCATTAGGTGGTGCTTTATACGGATTAGCAGGGTTGCTTCTCGCAGCACGCACAGGTGGCGCCACAAATAATTACGCTACAATGTATGAATTAGACGCAATCGCAGCTTGCACTATAGGAGGTGTTTCAACAGCAGGAGGAATTGGTACTGTTAGTGGAATTGTTACAGGAGTTCTTATTTTCGAAGTTCTCAATAACGGTCTTGTCATTTTAGGAGTGTCCCCTTATTGGCAACAAATTATTAAAGGAGTTATTATTATTGCAGCTATTGCCTTCGATACAAGAAAATATATTAATGCAAAAAGATAA